One stretch of Eupeodes corollae chromosome 2, idEupCoro1.1, whole genome shotgun sequence DNA includes these proteins:
- the LOC129944172 gene encoding uncharacterized protein K02A2.6-like, whose product MGVEVDILGINANFEKRSAMLVAKRVILQEGADRKPHKLSRSTRNSRPTSTSDTLKIEVKIDGRDLVMELDTGSPCAIISAQILRTIKPQFSLMKSDRQFASYTRHRLNCIGRIPVNVTVGRKVRRLNLYVVEGHFDTLFGREWIAQFASDINFSKFFETSGHVNSLTSATPNLSEEQRNQMNSLLNQYEEVFSNIAGKLKGPPASLHFKPDVSPVFMRAREIPLALRDAYAKEIDSKISSGFYKKVEYSEWASTTHIVSKKNGRIRITGNYKPTLNPRIIIDEHPIPKGEDIFNQMKDARVFCHLDVTDAYSHLPIDEEFSHAMTLNTTTHGLIRPTRAVYGAANIPAIWQRRIEMVFQGIRNVRIFFDDILIHAKNFDEMLEVVNLVLERVREHGLHLNREKCVFATSCVEFLGHKIDANGIQKSDKHTEAVKKAPKPSTFEELQLFLGKATYYSSFIPDLSTRDRPLRNMLRSESFKWTQEAHEAYMNIKSILISPQVLMPYDPSLPLLLATDASKTGLGAVLSHVLSNGQERPIAYASRTMSATEQRYPQIDKEALAIVWAVQKFFMYLYARHWTLITDHKPLSQILHPEKSLPVLCISRMANYAEFLTNFNYDVKFKTTKENANADYFSRASLETDVNKITQSQQVFDSETEYDPFDNFLVHQIHQLPLNAKRIAQETRKDLHLGKMCSILESGQCLVRSGFKSPESSYRLAANCLVFEHRVVIPSTLREKVLADLHLAHLGMVKMKGLARSFVFWPGIDADIERMARNCSNCTKNAHLPPQFREHHWEYPKGPWERVHIDYAGPVAGMMLLIVSDAYSKWLEVKTTNSMTTGATISILDELFAAYGVPVIVVSDNGTNFTSAEFKTYLQTVGVKYHKLTAPYHPSTNGQAERSVQTVKNALRTMETTKTSLQLNLNKFLRQYRKAPHTTTGQSPSQLFLGRSLRTSLDLLRPDDIFTKVTEKQNSQFSPTFRILQPGQSVFFLSNNPRMDKWVPGVIRNRLGDLHYEITYLGKRFKRHIDQIKGHKDNYSNNQDKTHGSQYAEHIDVPVNDRSSQYIRPPQTPTPHQQPLSETSTAVVVPKQQSLTPQETHSPGPGSQLITPPAAPRRSTRPRKPRVLFSP is encoded by the exons ATGGGTGTGGAGGTAGACATTTTAGGAATCAATGCAAATTTCGAGAAGCGGAGTGCCATGCTTGTGGCAAAAAGGGTCATATTGCAAGAAGGTGCCGATCGAAAACCGCACAAATTGTCGAGGTCAACGAGGAACAGCCGA CCTACTTCCACATCAGACACCCTAAAAATCGAAGTGAAAATTGATGGCCGTGACCTCGTGATGGAGCTAGATACTGGTTCACCATGTGCCATCATTAGTGCACAGATTCTTCGCACTATTAAACCCCAGTTTTCGTTGATGAAGTCAGACAGACAGTTCGCAAGTTACACCCGCCATCGACTTAATTGCATCGGACGTATTCCAGTTAATGTAACTGTTGGCAGAAAAGTTCGTAGGTTAAATCTCTATGTGGTAGAAGGCCACTTTGACACTCTCTTTGGAAGGGAATGGATCGCTCAATTCGCCAGTGACATAAATTTTTCTAAGTTCTTTGAAACTTCAGGTCACGTCAACTCTCTCACATCAGCAACTCCTAATCTGTCAGAGGAACAACGAAATCAAATGAACTCCCTTCTCAACCAATACGAAGAGGTGTTCAGTAACATAGCTGGCAAACTAAAGGGACCTCCTGCTTCACTTCATTTTAAGCCTGACGTGTCACCAGTTTTTATGAGAGCAAGGGAAATTCCTTTGGCATTGCGGGATGCTTATGCCAAAGAGATCGACTCGAAAATTTCCTCaggattctataaaaaagtgGAATACTCGGAATGGGCATCAACAACACATATAGTATCCAAGAAAAATGGACGTATTCGTATTACTGGGAATTACAAGCCAACACTTAATCCACGAATAATCATTGATGAACATCCAATTCCAAAAGGTGaggatatatttaatcaaatgaAAGATGCAAGAGTATTCTGCCACTTGGACGTCACAGATGCCTATTCACATTTACCCATTGACGAGGAGTTCAGCCATGCCATGACATTGAACACCACTACCCATGGATTAATTCGGCCAACTCGTGCTGTATACGGAGCTGCAAACATTCCGGCAATTTGGCAGCGGCGAATCGAAATGGTGTTTCAAGGCATTCGAAATGTAAGAATCTTCTTCGACGACATCCTTATTCATGCCaaaaattttgatgaaatgCTAGAAGTTGTCAATCTGGTCTTGGAGAGAGTAAGAGAACATGGACTTCATTTGAATCGAGAGAAATGTGTGTTTGCGACATCATGCGTAGAATTTCTGGGACATAAAATCGATGCTAATGGGATTCAAAAATCAGACAAACACACAGAAGCAGTGAAAAAAGCACCAAAACCTTCCACCTTCGAAGAACTGCAACTATTTTTGGGTAAGGCAACTTATTATAGTTCTTTTATTCCAGATCTTTCGACGAGAGATCGACCATTGAGAAACATGCTGCGGTCTGAATCGTTTAAGTGGACACAAGAAGCACACGAAGCATATATGAacatcaaaagtattttaatatcGCCACAAGTCCTTATGCCTTATGACCCGTCACTTCCGCTTCTATTAGCCACTGATGCGAGTAAAACTGGACTTGGAGCCGTCCTTTCACATGTCTTAAGTAATGGACAGGAAAGGCCAATAGCATATGCGAGCCGCACCATGAGCGCAACAGAACAGCGATACCCTCAGATCGATAAGGAGGCCTTAGCTATTGTCTGGGCTGTACAAAAGTTTTTCATGTATTTATACGCTCGCCATTGGACCCTCATCACCGACCACAAGCCATTGTCTCAAATTCTGCACCCAGAAAAATCTTTACCTGTTCTCTGTATCAGCAGAATGGCAAATTATGCTGAGTTCCTGACCAACTTCAATTATgatgtcaaattcaaaacaaccaAAGAAAACGCGAATGCTGATTACTTCTCACGAGCTTCTTTAGAAACAGATGTCAATAAAATTACCCAATCGCAACAAGTTTTTGATTCTGAAACAGAATATGACCCATTCGATAATTTCTTAGTTCATCAAATTCATCAACTGCCACTCAATGCAAAACGAATTGCTCAAGAAACTAGAAAAGATCTACATTTGGGCAAAATGTGTTCCATACTCGAATCAGGTCAATGTCTAGTCCGATCGGGTTTCAAATCGCCTGAGTCCAGCTATAGGTTAGCTGCAAATTGCCTTGTCTTTGAACACAGAGTGGTAATTCCATCAACTTTACGTGAAAAAGTTCTTGCAGATCTTCACTTAGCGCATTTGGGAATGGTGAAGATGAAAGGTTTGGCACGATCATTTGTTTTTTGGCCGGGAATTGACGCAGATATCGAACGTATGGCAAGGAATTGTAGCAACTGTACTAAAAATGCACACTTACCCCCCCAGTTTCGAGAACACCATTGGGAGTATCCAAAAGGACCGTGGGAACGAGTCCATATAGACTACGCGGGACCCGTCGCTGGAATGATGTTACTCATAGTATCTGATGCGTATAGCAAGTGGCTTGAAGTTAAAACAACTAACTCGATGACAACTGGTGCTACTATATCTATTCTCGATGAATTATTTGCTGCATATGGTGTCCCAGTAATAGTGGTGTCTGATAATGGCACAAATTTTACGTCAGCTGAATTTAAAACGTATCTACAGACAGTTGGCGTAAAATATCATAAGCTGACAGCACCGTACCATCCATCAACGAATGGACAAGCCGAGCGGAGCGTACAAACAGTAAAAAATGCACTAAGAACCATGGAAACTACTAAGACCTCACTTCAGCTAAACCTTAACAAATTCCTTCGGCAATATAGAAAAGCACCTCATACCACCACAGGCCAATCACCATCGCAGCTATTTTTGGGTCGTTCACTCCGGACTAGTCTAGATCTTCTCAGACCTGATGATATATTTACAAAAgtaactgaaaaacaaaactcgCAATTCAGCCCAACCTTCCGCATTCTGCAACCAGGGCAATCGGTCTTTTTCTTATCAAACAACCCTCGTATGGACAAATGGGTTCCAGGAGTTATCAGAAACCGTTTGGGAGACCTTCATTATGAAATCACGTACCTTGGCAAACGGTTTAAACGCCATATCGACCAGATCAAAGGTCATAAagataattattcaaataatcAAGATAAAACTCATGGATCGCAATATGCAGAGCATATAGATGTTCCAGTCAACGATCGCTCTAGTCAATACATAAGACCACCACAAACGCCTACACCACATCAACAGCCATTGAGTGAAACTAGTACTGCTGTTGTAGTACCTAAGCAGCAGTCACTTACTCCACAGGAGACGCATTCACCTGGACCTGGAAGTCAATTAATAACACCCCCAGCAGCTCCACGAAGATCCACCAGACCTCGGAAGCCTCGGGTCTTATTCTCACCTTAG